In one Streptomyces sp. NBC_01241 genomic region, the following are encoded:
- a CDS encoding GntR family transcriptional regulator, with product MKAVVVFRIDRRSGVATYLQIVRQVEQALRMGTLKEGDRLPTAAQVAADTKVNPNTTLKAYRELERAGLAEVRQGAGTFVTRSLAPAQAASESPLRASLAGWLNEARSQGLSSQEVLALFESVHAAVYPGETDG from the coding sequence GTGAAGGCAGTGGTCGTGTTCCGCATCGACAGACGCAGCGGAGTGGCGACGTACCTCCAGATCGTGCGGCAGGTCGAACAGGCGCTGCGGATGGGCACTCTGAAGGAGGGGGACCGGCTGCCCACGGCCGCACAGGTCGCGGCGGACACCAAGGTCAACCCCAACACGACGCTCAAGGCGTACCGCGAGCTGGAACGCGCGGGCCTCGCCGAGGTCCGGCAGGGAGCGGGGACCTTCGTCACCCGCTCCCTCGCGCCGGCGCAGGCGGCCTCCGAATCGCCGTTGCGGGCGTCGCTGGCCGGGTGGCTGAACGAGGCACGCTCCCAGGGCCTCAGCAGCCAGGAGGTCCTCGCTCTCTTCGAGTCGGTCCACGCGGCGGTGTATCCGGGCGAGACGGACGGCTGA
- a CDS encoding ABC transporter ATP-binding protein, with product MADAFTPAGAGAGAGASGAWALEARGLGKQYRRGWALRDCSFRLPAGRICGLVGPNGAGKSTLLGMVTQQIQPTQGELRVFGVPVDDPAVMPRFAFLGQDKPLFKRFTVAETLRLGTELNPGWDMAAAERIVRSGQVPLHARVGTLSGGQRTRVAFALAFGKRPDLLLLDEPMADLDPLARNDMGALLMSEAAERGTTVVMSSHMLSELEDMCDFLLVISEGSLRMAGDADALVPAHALVTGLLTDGNPADLLAPHTVIETRIQGRQFHALVRPNGPLPSDWVVAAPSLEEVLLAYLRSPDAPSLFTPGARIEEGIRTA from the coding sequence ATGGCAGACGCATTCACTCCGGCAGGTGCAGGTGCAGGTGCAGGTGCTTCGGGCGCCTGGGCGCTGGAGGCCCGCGGACTCGGCAAGCAGTACCGGCGCGGTTGGGCACTGCGTGACTGTTCCTTCCGGCTGCCGGCCGGGCGGATCTGTGGTCTCGTGGGCCCCAACGGCGCTGGAAAGAGCACCCTGTTGGGGATGGTGACACAGCAGATACAGCCGACGCAGGGGGAACTCCGCGTCTTCGGTGTGCCCGTCGACGACCCCGCGGTGATGCCGAGGTTCGCATTCCTCGGGCAGGACAAGCCGCTGTTCAAGAGGTTCACCGTGGCGGAGACGCTGCGGCTGGGTACAGAGTTGAACCCCGGCTGGGACATGGCCGCGGCGGAGCGGATCGTCCGCTCGGGCCAGGTGCCTCTGCACGCCCGGGTCGGCACGCTCTCCGGTGGTCAGCGCACCCGCGTCGCGTTCGCACTCGCCTTCGGCAAGCGGCCCGACCTGCTGCTGCTCGACGAGCCGATGGCCGACCTCGACCCGCTGGCCCGCAACGACATGGGCGCACTGCTGATGTCGGAGGCCGCCGAGCGCGGCACCACGGTGGTGATGTCCTCCCACATGCTCTCCGAGCTGGAGGACATGTGCGACTTCCTGCTGGTCATCTCCGAGGGCAGCTTGCGGATGGCGGGTGACGCCGACGCACTGGTCCCGGCCCACGCGCTGGTGACGGGGTTGCTCACGGACGGGAACCCGGCCGATCTGCTGGCTCCCCACACGGTCATCGAGACCCGTATCCAGGGCCGGCAGTTCCACGCTCTGGTGCGGCCCAACGGCCCTCTGCCGAGCGACTGGGTGGTCGCCGCGCCCAGCCTGGAGGAAGTGCTGCTCGCGTATCTCCGCTCGCCGGACGCACCCTCGCTGTTCACCCCCGGTGCCCGTATCGAGGAAGGGATCCGCACCGCATGA
- a CDS encoding ABC transporter permease has product MSTTLTEASRTGRKPRIRLLHGLNWLVVRQHRASVLVVLALTVLGALWIFYQRGQMHDALVAAGWPEKPLEQSISSGGLILTVNALSALPVVLAVFLGATLISADQEHGTAQLVTTQSVSRRRWLTTKLFWCYLMVLVCGVVISALFTWWWEPYRAAFSFAWYTGPIFDNTGPVLPALCLFLTAAGITIGMLLRRVLMSMVVTFGFAVAVEVAWGLVRESLASPRLINYPLNANSPAKLDQMYEMDRWVSNSDGQLFGWAHCGLETEAASNACLKENGIVDNVVKYLGYDQMPSMQWTGAGFLLLGTIALTAFTLWWTSRRPL; this is encoded by the coding sequence ATGAGCACCACCCTGACCGAAGCCTCCCGGACCGGCCGGAAGCCCCGGATCCGTCTGCTGCACGGGCTGAACTGGCTCGTCGTGCGCCAGCACCGCGCCTCGGTGCTCGTCGTGCTCGCGCTGACGGTCCTCGGCGCGCTCTGGATCTTCTACCAGCGCGGCCAGATGCATGACGCGCTCGTGGCGGCCGGCTGGCCGGAGAAGCCCCTCGAACAGTCGATATCCTCAGGGGGGCTCATTCTCACCGTCAACGCCCTGAGCGCGCTCCCCGTGGTCCTCGCGGTCTTCCTCGGGGCCACCCTGATCTCGGCGGACCAGGAGCACGGCACCGCGCAACTGGTGACCACCCAGTCCGTGTCGCGCCGCCGCTGGCTGACCACCAAGCTCTTCTGGTGCTATCTGATGGTCCTCGTCTGCGGCGTGGTCATCTCGGCGCTCTTCACCTGGTGGTGGGAGCCCTATCGTGCCGCGTTCTCCTTCGCGTGGTACACCGGGCCGATCTTCGACAACACCGGTCCGGTACTCCCGGCGCTCTGCCTCTTCCTGACCGCGGCCGGAATCACCATCGGGATGCTGCTGCGTCGCGTCCTCATGTCCATGGTGGTCACGTTCGGCTTCGCCGTCGCCGTGGAAGTCGCCTGGGGCCTGGTGCGCGAATCCCTCGCCTCGCCGCGGTTGATCAACTACCCGTTGAACGCGAATTCCCCGGCCAAGCTCGACCAGATGTACGAGATGGATCGCTGGGTCAGCAACTCCGACGGCCAGCTCTTCGGCTGGGCCCACTGCGGCCTGGAGACCGAGGCGGCCTCCAACGCCTGCCTCAAGGAGAACGGCATCGTCGACAACGTGGTCAAGTACCTGGGGTACGACCAGATGCCGTCCATGCAGTGGACCGGGGCGGGCTTCCTGCTCCTGGGCACGATCGCCCTCACCGCGTTTACCCTGTGGTGGACCTCCCGGCGCCCTCTTTAG
- a CDS encoding MarR family transcriptional regulator yields MATENLSPALCTPASSRPYAKANSGYGKRSAPDQRPPRADDFMLLPERERYVAGYVDHLPDGAAMDIKSLAKNIPLYGQMAIGSALRALGVAGHLRYAQCRVEEHGQIRWVTRTFWSRTARDNEWWAIFLDTENNRATQEAAVTTATPPPPPIPTQAPAPPAGAEPQAPAPAPPAEPTTQPTTPSPTPAVPPGHMPAVPPGLTPAVPQQRTPEPAPGHPSPAYLALAQLGRIEPRLALSAADCTTLEPLATQWFTRGVDTDYLTHALTTGLPTHVDSPIGFARRRLNDKIPPHLPTTPAATTTPVRRLMLECTQCGTPGHPEALPDGLCRPCRTPTPDHTPTSPADPPAERDIHALIGNLRNLMQTP; encoded by the coding sequence GTGGCTACCGAGAACCTTAGCCCCGCCCTGTGTACGCCCGCATCCTCACGCCCGTACGCGAAGGCCAACAGCGGATACGGCAAGCGATCCGCACCGGACCAACGCCCGCCACGCGCCGACGACTTCATGCTGCTGCCCGAACGCGAGCGCTACGTCGCCGGGTACGTCGACCACCTGCCCGACGGCGCGGCCATGGACATCAAGTCGCTGGCCAAGAACATCCCCCTGTACGGGCAGATGGCCATCGGAAGCGCCCTCAGAGCACTGGGAGTCGCCGGTCACCTGCGATACGCCCAGTGCCGCGTCGAGGAACACGGCCAGATCCGCTGGGTCACCCGCACCTTCTGGTCCCGCACCGCCCGCGACAACGAATGGTGGGCCATCTTCCTGGACACCGAGAACAACCGGGCCACCCAGGAAGCAGCCGTGACAACCGCTACCCCGCCACCGCCTCCGATCCCCACACAAGCACCCGCTCCCCCAGCCGGGGCAGAACCGCAGGCCCCCGCCCCCGCGCCACCGGCCGAGCCCACAACACAGCCCACCACACCCAGTCCCACGCCCGCCGTACCGCCCGGCCACATGCCCGCCGTACCGCCCGGCCTCACACCCGCCGTACCGCAGCAGCGCACCCCCGAACCGGCCCCCGGACACCCCTCACCCGCGTACCTCGCCCTGGCCCAACTCGGCCGCATCGAACCACGCCTGGCCCTCTCCGCCGCTGACTGCACCACCCTGGAACCCCTGGCCACTCAGTGGTTCACCCGAGGCGTGGACACCGACTACCTCACCCACGCCCTCACCACCGGCCTCCCCACCCACGTCGACTCCCCCATCGGCTTCGCACGCCGCCGCCTCAACGACAAAATCCCACCCCACCTCCCCACCACCCCCGCCGCGACCACCACCCCTGTCCGCCGCCTGATGCTGGAATGCACCCAATGCGGCACACCCGGCCACCCCGAAGCACTCCCCGACGGCCTCTGTCGCCCCTGCCGCACACCCACCCCGGACCACACCCCAACAAGCCCCGCCGACCCGCCCGCCGAACGCGACATCCACGCACTGATCGGCAACCTCCGCAACCTGATGCAAACCCCCTGA